The following DNA comes from Mycobacterium sp. MS1601.
GGCCGCGGGCATCCCCATGTCGGTCTCGGCGCTGACGGTCAACAAGGTCTGCCTGTCTGGGCTGGACTCGATTGCCTTGGCGGATCAGCTGATTCGTGCAGGTGTGGTGGATGTGGTGGTTGCCGGGGGACAGGAGTCCATGACCCAGGCTCCGCACCTGCTGCCGAAATCCCGCGGCGGTTTCAAGTACGGCGATGTCACCCTCACCGACCACCTGGCCTACGACGGCCTGCGTGACGTGTTCACCGATGAGGCGATGGGCGCGCTCACCGAAGACGCCAATGACCTGGCCCGTCACGAGCAGGACGAGTTCGCCGCCCGCTCACATCAACGCGCCGCAACCGCGTGGAAGGACGGCCTGTTCGACGACGAGGTGATACCCGTGTCGATTCCGCAGCGCAAGGGCGAGCCGTTGCAGTTCAGCCAAGACGAAGGCGTCCGCGGCGACACCACGGTCGAGTCGCTGGCCAGGCTGCGGCCGGCTTTCCGCAAGGACGGCACCATCACCGCGGGCAACGCCTCGACCATCAACGACGGCGCTGCCGCCGTGGTGGTGATGAGCAAGGCCAAGGCACAGGAGCTGGGATGCGAGTGGATCGCCGAGATCGGCGCCCAGGGCATGGTGGCCGGCCCCGACTCCACGCTGCAGCTGCAACCGGCCAACGCCATCAGCGCGGCCTGCCGCACCGAAGGTATGGACCCGAAGTCGTTGGACCTCATCGAGATCAACGAGGCCTTTGCCGCGGTGGGCATCGCCTCCACCAAGGCGCTCGGCGTCGACCCAGAGAGGGTCAACGTCAACGGCGGCGCCATCTCGATCGGGCACCCGCTCGGCATGTCTGGCACGCGCATCGCGCTGCACCTGGCATTGGAGCTCAAGCGTCGTGGCGGCGGTGTGGGTGCTGCGTCCCTGTGCGGTGGCACCGGCCAGGGCTCCGCCCTGATCCTGCGCGTTCCCTAGCGATTTGGGCGTGATTCCGGTCGGTCACCGACCGGAATCACGCCCAAATCACACCTTTCCGCCGGTCAGCGAAAGCAGTTGCCGCGCCCGCAAGTGACCCCCCGTCACTCTCTGGCGAATTCTGGGTTGGGACTCCCGCCCAGGAGTGACTGCGGGTCACCGACGGTGTAGCCGAGTGACGACATCGAGCTCACGCTGCCTTTCCCACGCGATGTCGCCGATGCCGATGTCGCGGTCAAGAAGGCCGAGGTGTTCAAGACCTTCGAGGACATCGGCGCGCTGGCCGTCTCATAGCGTGCGGTCATAGTTACGCGCGGGATCCGAACAGGATCCCGCGCGTTTCTGGTTGGATGGATGTGCACCGGAAGTCGGGAGTTGGGAGGCTCACAGCTTGACCGGCAACGATGGGACGGACCAGGGTTTTGTCCCCCTCGGTACCCCCATCGACTTGGACAACTGCGCACGGGAACCGATCCACATCCCGGGCAGTATCCAGCCGCGGGGTGTGCTGGCGGTGCTCGGTGAGCCCGACCTGGTGATCCGCCAGGTCAGCGCCAACGTTGCCGATCTGTTGGGGCGCGAGGTCGAGGATGTTCTGGGGCGGCACCTGTCGGCGCTGATCGGTCCTGTGCAGGCCGCGCGGGTGCAGCAGGCCACCTCTACCTTCAGCGACCTGGCGCAGCGCAATCCGTTGGAGTGCGAACTCGATGTCGACGGGCAATCCCGCGCGTTCGACATCATCTTGCACCGGGAACCCGGTGTGTTGCTGGTCGAAGTGGAGGTCGCTCACGGCGAGCGACCGTTCTCGTTCCCCAACACCTACCAAGCCGTGCGTGGCTCGGTGGAGGAACTGAACCGGGCTTCCACTCTCACGGAGCTGTACGACACCACCGCCAAAGCGGTGCGCGAGCTCACCGGCTTCGACCGCGTCATGGTGTACCGCTACGACCCGGACTACAACGGCGAGGTGGTAGCCGAGGCCAAACGTGAGGACCTCAACCCGTTCCTCGGACTGCATTACCCTTCGACCGATATTCCTGCGCAGGCGCGGGCGCTCTATGAGAAGAACTGGATCCGGCTGATCAACGACGTCGGCTACACCCCGGCGCCGTTGGTGCCCGCCGTGGATCCCGTCAGCGGCGAGCCGCAGGACCTGACGTTCGCCACCTTGCGCAGTGTGTCACCCATCCACATCGAGTACCTGCAGAACATGGGCGTGCAGGCGTCGATGTCGATCTCCTTGCTGCGCAACGGGAAGCTGTGGGGCCTGATCGCGTGCCATCACTATGCCGGCCCGCACCTGCCGCCCTACGGAACCCGCGCCGCCGCCGAATTCCTGGGCTCCACGTTGTCGTTGCGGTTGGTCGATCAGTTCGAAGACGACCAACTGCGCAACCGACTGTCCGCACAGGCTGTGTTGACCAGGCTGATCGCCGCCATCTTCGATGACCGATTGCCGCTTACCACAGCACTTTTGGCCGCACCGAATCTGCTGGATCTGGTGCCCGCCGACGGTGCGGTCGTCAACATCCTCGGCGACCTGCGCTCCTTCGGCACGGTTCCCGATGCGGAGGGGGTCGATGCTGTCGTGGCGTGGGCGCGTGGCGGCGATGGCGTGGTGAGCACCGACTGTCTGTCCAGAGAAATGCCGGAGCTGGAGTTGGATCCGCACCTGGTTGCCGGCACGCTGGTGGTCAACCTCCCCGACGATCAGTACGTCGTCTGGTTTCGCCGCGAAGTCGTTCGCGCGGTGGACTGGGGTGGTGACCCCTACAACAAGTCGATTGCCGTGCAGGAAGGTGCCGATGTCCGGCTGAGCCCGCGCAAGTCGTTCGAGCGGTGGCAGGAGCTGGTGCACGGCTGCGGCCAACCATGGACGCCGACCGAACTCGAATCTGCCGAGGCATTGCGCAGACAGCTGGTCGAGTCTTTGTATCAGCGCACCCGGGCCGCCCTGCGGGTGGCCGAGCTGCTGCAGCGCAGCCTGATGCCCGAGTCGCTGCCCGCGGTCGAGAACTGGTCACTGTCAGCACATTACGAGCCCGCAGCCGGCGACAAAGTCGGTGGCGATTGGTATGACGCGTTCCAGTTGCGCGACGGCAGGCTGATCGTGGTGCTCGGCGACGTGGCCGGCCACGGCATGACGGTGGCCGGCATCATGGCCCAGCTTCGAAATGTTCTGCGCTCCCAGCTGTTTGCCGGTGCCACCCCGGCCGAGGCGCTGACCCAGCTCAACACATTCAGCCTGCACATGCTGCCGCGGGCCTTTGCCACCGTGGTGGTGGCGCGGGTGGATCTGGCGACCGGGCAGGTGGAGGCCGCCTCGGCCGGACACCTGATGCCGTACTTGACCAACTCGGTACCCACGGCCATTGCCGCCCCGATCCAACTGTCACCCCCGATCGGGGT
Coding sequences within:
- a CDS encoding acetyl-CoA C-acetyltransferase, coding for MTSVIVAGARTPVGKLMGSLSGFSGAQLGGIAIAAALDKAGITGDQVQYVIMGQVLTAGAGQLPARQAAVAAGIPMSVSALTVNKVCLSGLDSIALADQLIRAGVVDVVVAGGQESMTQAPHLLPKSRGGFKYGDVTLTDHLAYDGLRDVFTDEAMGALTEDANDLARHEQDEFAARSHQRAATAWKDGLFDDEVIPVSIPQRKGEPLQFSQDEGVRGDTTVESLARLRPAFRKDGTITAGNASTINDGAAAVVVMSKAKAQELGCEWIAEIGAQGMVAGPDSTLQLQPANAISAACRTEGMDPKSLDLIEINEAFAAVGIASTKALGVDPERVNVNGGAISIGHPLGMSGTRIALHLALELKRRGGGVGAASLCGGTGQGSALILRVP
- a CDS encoding SpoIIE family protein phosphatase, with amino-acid sequence MTGNDGTDQGFVPLGTPIDLDNCAREPIHIPGSIQPRGVLAVLGEPDLVIRQVSANVADLLGREVEDVLGRHLSALIGPVQAARVQQATSTFSDLAQRNPLECELDVDGQSRAFDIILHREPGVLLVEVEVAHGERPFSFPNTYQAVRGSVEELNRASTLTELYDTTAKAVRELTGFDRVMVYRYDPDYNGEVVAEAKREDLNPFLGLHYPSTDIPAQARALYEKNWIRLINDVGYTPAPLVPAVDPVSGEPQDLTFATLRSVSPIHIEYLQNMGVQASMSISLLRNGKLWGLIACHHYAGPHLPPYGTRAAAEFLGSTLSLRLVDQFEDDQLRNRLSAQAVLTRLIAAIFDDRLPLTTALLAAPNLLDLVPADGAVVNILGDLRSFGTVPDAEGVDAVVAWARGGDGVVSTDCLSREMPELELDPHLVAGTLVVNLPDDQYVVWFRREVVRAVDWGGDPYNKSIAVQEGADVRLSPRKSFERWQELVHGCGQPWTPTELESAEALRRQLVESLYQRTRAALRVAELLQRSLMPESLPAVENWSLSAHYEPAAGDKVGGDWYDAFQLRDGRLIVVLGDVAGHGMTVAGIMAQLRNVLRSQLFAGATPAEALTQLNTFSLHMLPRAFATVVVARVDLATGQVEAASAGHLMPYLTNSVPTAIAAPIQLSPPIGVARGAVYAPSLFTVESGHGLVLYSDGLVERRGTAIDDGLDRLARTLGGAGDVPASQIWAMLAQGFADDDVTVMTLRRA